From Microcaecilia unicolor chromosome 11, aMicUni1.1, whole genome shotgun sequence, the proteins below share one genomic window:
- the LOC115479875 gene encoding gap junction beta-4 protein-like codes for MNWGLFQGLVSGVNKFSTAFGRLWLSIVFIFRLLVYVVAAERVWGDEQGEFDCNTRQPGCTNVCYDFFFPVSHIRLWALQLILVTCPSLLVIMHVAYREDRERKLKEKLGENYSQLYPDTSKKRGGLWWTYLLSLVFKTAVDVVFLYIFHNLYKNYSLPSVVKCSINPCPNIVDCFISRPTEKTIFTIFMVVTAAICVLLNVCEMVYLIGKRCRECILKRTKERYRRIPTMPFTYSHPFNPSHQDFYALNNQVNARLELYPPLPPEIKVKPEDR; via the coding sequence ATGAACTGGGGACTCTTCCAAGGGCTTGTGAGTGGGGTCAACAAGTTCTCAACAGCATTTGGTCGTTTATGGCTGTCCATAGTCTTCATCTTCCGCTTGCTGGTTTATGTGGTGGCAGCTGAGCGGGTCTGGGGGGATGAGCAAGGAGAATTTGACTGTAACACCAGGCAGCCAGGCTGCACCAATGTCTGTTATGACTTCTTCTTCCCAGTGTCCCATATCAGACTTTGGGCTTTGCAGCTCATCCTTGTCACCTGCCCCTCTCTCCTGGTTATCATGCATGTGGCCTACCGGGAAGACAGAGAGAGGAAGCTCAAGGAAAAGCTAGGAGAAAATTACAGTCAACTCTACCCGGACACCAGCAAGAAGAGAGGAGGCCTCTGGTGGACCTACCTGCTCAGCCTGGTCTTCAAGACCGCGGTGGACGTTGTcttcttgtacatttttcacaaccTCTACAAAAACTATTCCCTTCCCAGTGTGGTGAAATGCAGCATCAATCCTTGCCCTAACATTGTTGACTGTTTTATCTCCCGCCCAACCGAGAAGACCATCTTTACCATCTTCATGGTTGTGACCGCGGCCATCTGTGTTCTCCTGAACGTATGTGAAATGGTCTACCTGATTGGCAAGAGGTGTAGGGAATGTATATTGAAAAGGACGAAAGAGCGATACCGCCGTATCCCAACCATGCCTTTTACCTACAGCCATCCCTTCAACcccagccaccaggacttctatGCTTTGAATAACCAGGTGAATGCCCGGCTGGAGttatatccccccctcccccctgaaatTAAAGTGAAGCCAGAAGACAGGTAG
- the LOC115479876 gene encoding gap junction beta-5 protein-like, with amino-acid sequence MNWAVYEALLTGVNKYSTAFGRLWLSVVFIFRILVYLLTVGKVWGDEQRDFDCDTRQPGCTNVCYDHYFPVSHARLWALQLILVTCPSLLVIMHVAYREERERKRREKLGENCSRLYLDAEKKRGGLWWTYLLSLLVKAAVDIVFLYIFHRLYENYTLPRLVKCSITPCPNVVHCFISKPTEKNLFTIFMLSTSALCILLNFVEVIYLVGKKCRECATTHRTKRVALRSIQTTSGSESCHKEASDFSRSGRTVFNSNNCSPPVITITDCRGQN; translated from the coding sequence ATGAACTGGGCTGTGTATGAAGCTCTTCTgactggtgtgaacaaatattcCACTGCATTTGGCCGTCTCTGGCTCTCGGTGGTCTTCATTTTCCGTATCCTGGTCTACTTACTGACTGTTGGGAAAGTTTGGGGGGATGAACAGCGGGACTTTGACTGTGACACCCGTCAGCCCGGTTGCACCAATGTCTGCTATGACCATTACTTCCCGGTTTCTCATGCCAGACTTTGGGCTCTGCAACTTATCCTGGTCACCTGCCCCTCTCTCCTGGTCATCATGCATGTGGCTTACCGGGAAGAGCGAGAACGAAAGCGCAGAGAAAAACTGGGGGAGAACTGCAGCAGACTTTACCTAGACGCTGAGAAAAAGCGAGGTGGCCTTTGGTGGACCTACTTGCTCAGCCTCCTCGTCAAGGCAGCTGTAGATATTGTGTTCCTCTATATCTTCCATAGACTGTATGAAAATTATACTCTTCCCAGGCTGGTGAAATGCAGCATTACCCCGTGTCCCAATGTTGTGCACTGTTTCATTTCCAAGCCTACCGAGAAAAACCTCTTCACCATTTTCATGCTGAGCACCTCAGCGCTGTGTATCCTGCTGAACTTTGTTGAAGTGATCTATTTGGTGGGGAAGAAGTGCCGAGAATGTGCAACAACCCACAGAACCAAGAGGGTGGCGCTACGCAGCATTCAGACAACATCTGGATCAGAGTCTTGTCATAAAGAGGCTTCAGACTTCTCAAGATCAGGCAGAACCGTGTTCAACAGTAACAATTGTAGTCCACCTGTTATTACAATTACTGACTGTAGAGGACAAAACTGA